One Brachybacterium kimchii genomic window carries:
- a CDS encoding extracellular solute-binding protein, with translation MRTLTRRTFGTAALALPLALAACGRSAVDSQEAATARGPISIWVSTNEQELAWGRAVCEAWNTEHEDEQVTLQEIPAGSSSEEAITAAIVAGTTPDLIFNISPAALPDWVRAGGLVDLTTFEGGRRHIEERGGTRARDYAEDEGKGGYYQLPWKSNPVMLMYNRKIFADAGLDAEEPGLDTFDQLLDASRRIVSSGAAGSAIWPSPTSDFYQPWSDFYPLYLAQTGGTRLIEDGSTTFDSPDGLAVARMWRSMYDEELAPREQSTDDAMTTGATAMQLAGPYAIATYKDAIDYGFMPVPTTEGIPAGKTITFADSKNVSLCSTSRNRLTAWDFLAFATDEEWDGKLLELTGQMPLRQDLASVYPDYFEKNPDYTSFADQADRVADVPYVSGGIEIWQRFRDAYSGAVIFGTDSVEQGLSDVAHQIDALIKE, from the coding sequence ATGAGGACCCTCACCCGCCGCACCTTCGGCACCGCCGCGCTCGCCCTCCCGCTCGCCCTCGCGGCGTGCGGTCGCAGCGCCGTGGACTCCCAGGAGGCCGCGACCGCGCGCGGCCCCATCAGCATCTGGGTCTCGACCAACGAACAGGAGCTCGCCTGGGGCAGGGCCGTCTGCGAGGCCTGGAACACCGAGCACGAGGACGAGCAGGTCACGCTCCAGGAGATCCCGGCAGGATCGAGCTCCGAGGAGGCGATCACCGCGGCGATCGTCGCTGGGACCACCCCGGACCTCATCTTCAACATCTCCCCCGCGGCGCTCCCGGACTGGGTGCGTGCGGGCGGTCTCGTCGACCTGACCACCTTCGAGGGCGGCCGCCGCCACATCGAGGAGCGCGGTGGCACGCGCGCCCGCGACTATGCCGAGGACGAGGGGAAGGGCGGCTACTACCAGCTGCCGTGGAAGTCCAACCCCGTCATGCTCATGTACAACCGGAAGATCTTCGCCGATGCCGGCCTCGACGCGGAGGAGCCGGGCCTCGACACCTTCGACCAGCTCCTGGACGCCTCTCGGCGCATCGTCTCCTCCGGGGCCGCCGGATCCGCGATCTGGCCCTCGCCGACGAGCGACTTCTACCAGCCCTGGTCGGACTTCTACCCGCTCTACCTCGCCCAGACCGGCGGGACCCGGCTCATCGAGGACGGTTCGACGACCTTCGACTCACCCGACGGCCTGGCCGTCGCCCGCATGTGGCGGTCCATGTACGACGAGGAGCTGGCCCCGCGCGAGCAGTCGACCGATGACGCCATGACCACGGGCGCCACCGCGATGCAGCTGGCGGGCCCCTACGCGATCGCGACCTACAAGGATGCGATCGACTACGGCTTCATGCCCGTCCCCACGACCGAGGGCATCCCCGCCGGGAAGACCATCACCTTCGCCGACTCGAAGAATGTCTCGCTGTGCTCGACGAGCCGGAACCGGCTCACCGCCTGGGATTTCCTGGCCTTCGCGACCGACGAGGAGTGGGACGGGAAGCTGCTCGAGCTGACAGGGCAGATGCCTCTGCGCCAGGACCTCGCCTCCGTGTATCCGGACTACTTCGAGAAGAACCCCGACTACACGAGCTTCGCCGACCAGGCGGACCGCGTGGCCGACGTCCCGTACGTCTCCGGTGGGATCGAGATCTGGCAGCGGTTCCGCGACGCGTACTCCGGGGCGGTGATCTTCGGGACCGATTCCGTCGAGCAGGGTCTCTCGGACGTCGCCCACCAGATCGACGCCCTGATCAAGGAGTGA
- a CDS encoding LacI family DNA-binding transcriptional regulator: MPRATIGDVARVAGVSKGTVSLAYSGNRPVAEETRRRIFAAAEELRWTPSQSARALATSRTGSIGLVLNRRPDVIATDTFFSRFIAGCEAVLTEAGMGLMLHVVEDSDAEAAVYERYAAGRVDGVILLDVEQDDTRPALVRDLGLSAVVLTGEQPSAGSEVDLPVVWTDDASAVHELVDLLVEAGHERIAHVAGPLRYVHAATRRRAFEEAMHRHGLQEARIVEGDFTAASGRAAAAQLLGSTGPRRPADATAPIPGGDRPTAIVFANDVMAIAGLSYARSIGLRVPEDLSITGFDDSELSAHLSPGLTSVSTGAEVRGEAAARTLLAVLTGAAPQCVEVEGNRVVRRGSLAPPPTV, translated from the coding sequence ATGCCCCGAGCAACCATCGGCGACGTCGCCCGCGTCGCGGGAGTGTCCAAGGGGACCGTCTCCCTCGCGTACTCGGGGAACCGGCCGGTCGCAGAGGAGACGCGCCGACGCATCTTCGCCGCGGCCGAGGAACTGCGCTGGACCCCCAGCCAGAGCGCCCGGGCCCTGGCGACCTCCCGCACCGGGAGCATCGGCCTGGTGCTCAACAGGCGTCCCGACGTGATCGCCACCGACACCTTCTTCTCCCGCTTCATCGCCGGCTGCGAGGCCGTGCTGACGGAGGCGGGAATGGGCCTCATGCTCCATGTCGTCGAGGACTCCGACGCCGAGGCCGCGGTCTACGAGCGCTATGCGGCCGGCCGCGTCGACGGCGTGATCCTGCTGGACGTCGAGCAGGACGACACCCGGCCCGCGCTCGTGCGCGACCTCGGACTGAGCGCCGTCGTGCTCACCGGCGAGCAGCCCTCGGCCGGATCGGAGGTCGATCTCCCCGTGGTCTGGACCGACGACGCCTCCGCCGTCCATGAGCTCGTGGATCTTCTGGTCGAGGCCGGCCACGAGCGCATCGCCCACGTCGCGGGTCCTCTGCGCTACGTCCACGCGGCGACCCGTCGCCGCGCCTTCGAGGAGGCGATGCATCGGCACGGACTGCAGGAAGCCCGGATCGTCGAGGGCGACTTCACCGCAGCCTCGGGACGTGCCGCCGCTGCGCAGCTGCTCGGGTCGACAGGGCCCCGCCGTCCGGCCGATGCCACCGCGCCGATCCCGGGCGGCGACCGGCCGACGGCGATCGTCTTCGCCAACGACGTGATGGCGATCGCCGGCCTCTCCTATGCACGCAGCATCGGGCTGCGGGTTCCCGAGGACCTCTCGATCACCGGCTTCGACGACTCGGAGCTCTCCGCGCACCTCTCCCCCGGCCTCACCTCGGTGTCGACAGGGGCGGAGGTCCGCGGGGAGGCCGCGGCGCGCACCCTCCTGGCCGTGCTCACCGGTGCGGCCCCGCAGTGCGTGGAAGTCGAGGGCAATCGCGTGGTGCGCCGGGGAAGCCTCGCACCCCCGCCCACCGTCTGA
- a CDS encoding ABC transporter substrate-binding protein, with amino-acid sequence MRDAGRLRRGPVDGDGISRAPLSRRTALGLAGASAMGMGLAACGGNTGGLTKGGGSDGGGGGISQWYHQYGEDGTQDAAKKYAAAYDKNDVTVNWVMGDYAAKLSTSLLSGNGVDVFENNAIAVDQAKQGRYADLSSIMEPVKDQFNPASLNTVTIDGKIWGVPMILDPQHFYYRKSMFEKAGIEVPKTMDDLADAAKELTGGKQKGLFLGNNFDATCWTMIWAAGGSPMNEARDAVGYNTPGMVEGLKQIQQMKSDKSLLTGAPSDWTDPAAFSTGLSAITWGGCWALPQLEDALDDVGVFPHPAVGSDGKQVAMVGSWNEQVAGASKNIEAATAFVKWLWIDQTDDQTDWALSYGFHIPPITSVADKAEALKSGNGLEIATMAKEMGVSGPPEWTGAVNTPFTDAISNILKKGADPEAELSAAEEASNKAVAK; translated from the coding sequence ATGCGGGACGCAGGGCGGCTGCGGAGGGGCCCGGTCGACGGCGACGGGATCTCCCGGGCGCCGCTCAGCCGGCGCACCGCCCTCGGCCTCGCGGGCGCGTCGGCCATGGGAATGGGCCTCGCAGCCTGCGGCGGCAACACGGGTGGACTGACCAAGGGCGGCGGCAGCGACGGCGGTGGCGGCGGGATCAGTCAGTGGTACCACCAGTACGGGGAGGACGGCACGCAGGACGCCGCGAAGAAGTACGCCGCCGCGTACGACAAGAACGACGTCACGGTGAACTGGGTGATGGGCGACTACGCCGCGAAGCTCTCCACGAGCCTGCTCTCGGGCAACGGCGTCGACGTGTTCGAGAACAACGCGATCGCCGTCGACCAGGCCAAGCAGGGACGCTACGCCGACCTCTCCTCGATCATGGAGCCGGTCAAGGACCAGTTCAACCCGGCGTCGCTGAACACGGTGACGATCGACGGCAAGATCTGGGGCGTCCCGATGATCCTGGATCCCCAGCACTTCTACTACCGCAAGTCGATGTTCGAGAAGGCCGGCATCGAGGTCCCGAAGACCATGGACGACCTCGCGGATGCGGCCAAGGAGCTCACCGGCGGCAAGCAGAAGGGCCTGTTCCTGGGGAACAACTTCGACGCGACCTGCTGGACGATGATCTGGGCCGCGGGCGGCAGCCCGATGAACGAGGCGAGGGACGCCGTCGGCTACAACACGCCGGGCATGGTCGAGGGCCTCAAGCAGATCCAGCAGATGAAGTCCGACAAGTCCCTGCTGACCGGCGCCCCGTCGGACTGGACCGACCCCGCGGCCTTCTCGACCGGCCTGTCGGCCATCACCTGGGGCGGATGCTGGGCGCTCCCGCAGCTCGAGGACGCGCTCGACGACGTCGGCGTCTTCCCCCATCCGGCCGTCGGCTCGGACGGGAAGCAGGTCGCGATGGTCGGCTCCTGGAACGAGCAGGTCGCGGGAGCCTCGAAGAACATCGAGGCAGCGACGGCCTTCGTGAAGTGGCTGTGGATCGACCAGACGGACGACCAGACCGACTGGGCCCTGAGCTACGGGTTCCACATCCCGCCGATCACCTCCGTGGCGGACAAGGCCGAGGCCCTGAAGTCCGGCAACGGGCTCGAGATCGCGACCATGGCGAAGGAGATGGGCGTCTCCGGGCCGCCCGAGTGGACCGGCGCCGTGAACACGCCGTTCACCGACGCCATCAGCAACATCCTCAAGAAGGGGGCGGATCCGGAGGCGGAGCTGTCCGCGGCGGAGGAGGCCAGCAACAAGGCAGTCGCGAAGTGA
- a CDS encoding carbohydrate ABC transporter permease, which produces MSTATAGRSSRAARARSRDSSHPTRIRGTGAAFWLFFTPFAVGLLIFTIIPLLWGGALSFFEAKGTVLPTQFVGLGNFKDFLTDTAFLYSLRTFTIFAIFIVPVTMASSLFLAVLVNGIPRFQAFYRSVFFLPTACSYVVASVVWRLGLFNGLDSGVVNTMLSGIGLDPIADWLSASPYWWVVLISVRLWMQVGFYMLLFLAGLQAIPSQLYEAAAVDGLNPGGWRMFRMITLPQLRTTSTAVLLLLLIAAFQAFDEFYNLTGNNPETRPPLVYLYNIALGPEQDFGHGSAGALVLTAIMVVAGLLQTWIIGFDSNDDARRRRLPWRRRGPVGAVGAGAGAGVGTTVTADLAGTGAPPGPSADAPSDPSADGNRPAAAAPEIIRPDGGDRS; this is translated from the coding sequence GTGAGCACCGCGACCGCGGGCAGGTCCTCGCGCGCCGCACGGGCGCGCTCCCGCGACAGCTCCCACCCCACGCGCATCCGCGGGACCGGGGCCGCGTTCTGGCTGTTCTTCACCCCGTTCGCCGTCGGCCTGCTGATCTTCACGATCATCCCGCTGCTGTGGGGCGGGGCGCTGAGCTTCTTCGAGGCCAAGGGCACGGTGCTGCCCACGCAGTTCGTGGGCCTGGGGAACTTCAAGGACTTCCTCACCGACACGGCGTTCCTGTACTCGCTGCGCACCTTCACGATCTTCGCGATCTTCATCGTGCCGGTGACAATGGCCTCCTCCCTGTTCCTCGCGGTGCTGGTCAACGGCATCCCGCGCTTCCAGGCGTTCTACCGCTCCGTGTTCTTCCTGCCGACGGCCTGCAGCTACGTCGTCGCCTCGGTCGTGTGGCGGCTGGGACTGTTCAACGGTCTGGACTCCGGCGTCGTGAACACGATGCTCTCGGGCATCGGGCTCGATCCGATCGCGGACTGGCTCTCGGCCTCCCCGTACTGGTGGGTCGTGCTGATCTCCGTGCGCCTGTGGATGCAGGTCGGGTTCTACATGCTGCTGTTCCTCGCGGGCCTGCAGGCGATCCCGTCCCAGCTCTACGAGGCGGCCGCGGTCGACGGACTGAACCCCGGCGGCTGGCGCATGTTCCGCATGATCACGCTGCCCCAGCTGCGCACGACCTCGACCGCGGTGCTGCTTCTGCTGCTCATCGCGGCGTTCCAGGCGTTCGACGAGTTCTACAACCTCACCGGCAACAACCCGGAGACCCGCCCGCCGCTCGTGTACCTGTACAACATCGCGCTCGGACCCGAGCAGGACTTCGGGCACGGCAGCGCGGGCGCCCTCGTGCTCACCGCGATCATGGTCGTCGCCGGACTCCTGCAGACCTGGATCATCGGCTTCGACAGCAACGACGACGCCCGTCGTCGCCGCCTGCCGTGGCGTCGACGCGGGCCCGTCGGTGCCGTCGGCGCCGGAGCCGGCGCGGGAGTGGGGACGACGGTCACCGCGGATCTCGCGGGCACCGGCGCGCCCCCGGGCCCGTCGGCCGACGCCCCCTCCGACCCGTCGGCTGATGGGAACCGCCCCGCCGCCGCGGCACCGGAGATCATCCGACCCGACGGAGGAGACCGCTCATGA
- a CDS encoding carbohydrate ABC transporter permease, with product MSTLTMAGYRRRRGGLIVRYVVASLLALVFLVPFYAMVKTALSTNDEIYSTTFTFWPSHPQWGRIPEVLSDPRFLDALKNSAIMAVVATSLSILIAALAGYALARIPNRFARPMFMMVVIVLLIPGTTAFVPNFIIVASLGWIGTLRGLIIPGLFGAFNVFLFRQFYVNFPKEVEEAAHIDGAGYFRTFFQVIFPNTLPFASALTVLGLIGSWNAFLWPLVVAGSGQSANTVQIYLSSFLTAQTFDYGGLFMAATLSLIPVLAIFFFLQRYLVAGIAATGLKG from the coding sequence ATGAGCACCTTGACGATGGCCGGCTACCGGCGCCGCCGCGGCGGACTGATCGTCCGCTACGTGGTCGCATCCCTGCTCGCGCTGGTGTTCCTGGTGCCGTTCTACGCGATGGTGAAGACGGCGCTGTCCACGAACGACGAGATCTACTCGACGACCTTCACGTTCTGGCCGTCCCACCCGCAGTGGGGCAGGATCCCCGAGGTGCTGAGCGATCCGCGGTTCCTGGACGCGCTGAAGAACTCGGCGATCATGGCCGTGGTCGCCACGAGCCTGTCGATCCTCATCGCCGCGCTCGCCGGCTACGCCCTCGCACGGATCCCCAACCGGTTCGCGCGGCCCATGTTCATGATGGTCGTGATCGTGCTGCTGATCCCGGGCACCACGGCGTTCGTCCCGAACTTCATCATCGTGGCCTCGCTGGGGTGGATCGGCACGCTGCGCGGCCTGATCATCCCGGGCCTGTTCGGCGCGTTCAACGTGTTCCTCTTCCGCCAGTTCTACGTGAACTTCCCGAAGGAGGTCGAGGAGGCGGCGCACATCGACGGCGCCGGCTACTTCCGCACGTTCTTCCAGGTCATCTTCCCCAACACGCTGCCCTTCGCCTCGGCGCTGACCGTGCTGGGGCTCATCGGCTCGTGGAACGCCTTCCTGTGGCCCCTGGTGGTCGCTGGATCGGGGCAGAGCGCGAACACGGTGCAGATCTACCTGTCGTCCTTCCTCACCGCCCAGACCTTCGACTACGGGGGACTGTTCATGGCGGCGACGCTCAGCCTGATCCCGGTGCTCGCGATCTTCTTCTTCCTCCAGCGCTATCTGGTGGCGGGCATCGCGGCGACGGGGCTCAAGGGATGA
- a CDS encoding glycoside hydrolase family 43 protein has protein sequence MSAPAYGHPLPDPDVVRTDDGWIAYGTGPRTADGRAVPAAVSPDLRTWEAVGEVLEALPEEAGESYWAPEVCERDGAWWMYYSVGHGDRGHHLRVARAGTPRGPFCDQGVDLTPGELFAIDASPFRAADGSWWLFFARDVLDAERVGTHLAVAPLPEPTRIGEIVPVLAPDADWQIFARERPMHGGVHDWHTLEGAHVLEREGVLFLSFSGGSYQGAGYRTAWAWARHPTGPWHRPADGEDILLATDETTGLIGPGHNSFTTGPDGEDVIAFHAWDPERTGRYMHLRRLEVDPRGPGLRIVD, from the coding sequence ATGAGCGCGCCCGCCTACGGGCATCCGCTCCCGGACCCGGATGTGGTGCGGACGGACGACGGCTGGATCGCATACGGCACGGGGCCGCGCACGGCGGACGGCCGCGCGGTCCCCGCCGCCGTCTCACCCGACCTGCGCACGTGGGAGGCCGTCGGCGAGGTGCTCGAGGCGCTGCCCGAGGAGGCCGGCGAGTCCTACTGGGCGCCCGAGGTCTGTGAGCGCGACGGCGCCTGGTGGATGTACTACTCGGTGGGCCACGGCGATCGCGGGCACCATCTGCGGGTCGCCCGCGCCGGGACCCCGCGCGGGCCCTTCTGCGACCAGGGCGTCGACCTCACCCCGGGGGAGCTCTTCGCGATCGACGCGTCGCCGTTCCGTGCGGCCGACGGGAGCTGGTGGCTGTTCTTCGCGCGGGACGTCCTGGACGCCGAGCGCGTGGGCACGCATCTCGCGGTCGCGCCGCTGCCCGAGCCGACGCGGATCGGGGAGATCGTCCCGGTGCTCGCCCCGGACGCCGACTGGCAGATCTTCGCGCGCGAGCGCCCGATGCACGGCGGCGTCCACGACTGGCACACGCTCGAGGGAGCCCACGTGCTCGAGCGCGAGGGCGTGCTCTTCCTCAGCTTCTCAGGCGGCTCCTACCAGGGGGCCGGCTACCGGACGGCCTGGGCGTGGGCCCGCCATCCCACCGGCCCGTGGCACCGGCCGGCCGACGGCGAGGACATCCTGCTGGCGACCGACGAGACCACGGGGCTCATCGGACCGGGGCACAACTCGTTCACCACCGGGCCGGACGGGGAGGACGTGATCGCCTTCCACGCCTGGGACCCCGAGCGCACGGGGCGGTACATGCACCTGCGGCGCCTCGAGGTCGATCCGAGGGGGCCCGGCCTGCGCATCGTGGACTGA